Genomic window (Leptospira bouyouniensis):
GATGAAACAAAATGTTTCTTAATTCATTTTTGAAATACAATTTTAAAAATTGAACAAAAGCACATCAATGCAGATTAAACATAACTTACTTGATATAGAAGGGACAACGGCACCAATTGCCTTTGTCCACGAGATTCTTTTTCCTTATGCGAAAAAACACATTCATTCTTTTTTAAAGGACTATCAATTTTCGGAAGACCAATGGACGGAAATCCAAACGGAATTCCAAAAAGATATATCAACTTCTGATTCATTACTAACTCAAAAACTTTCGATTCAAAAATCTTCTGGTGAATTGAATGCAAATGAAATACCAAAAACACTTTCTATGCAATTCGTTTCCGTTTATTTTGAATATTTAATTGAGAAGGATCGAAAATTTGGTCCCTTGAAATCGATTCAAGGTAAAATTTGGAAACAGGGTTATGAATCTGGTGAAATCAAAAGTACCGTGTATGAAGATGTCCTGGGTTTTTTAAAATCTTCCAAAGAAGCCGGGATTCAAAATCATGTTTATTCCTCTGGTTCAGTGGAAGCTCAACATTTAATCTATCAATATTCGGTGTTAGGTGATTTGCGAGAGTACTTCACTTCTTATTTTGATACGGCAGTTGGTGGCAAAAGAGAAAAAGAGAGTTATGAAAGGATTGTTGGAATCCTCAATGTTTTGCCCAATCAAATTCGATTTTTTACCGACATTGTTGAAGAAGCGGAAGCAGCTAATGCTACAGGAATGGATGTGGTAATTTTAAATCGGCCTGGAAACCTCAAACAAAAACCTCATCCATTCCCTATTTGGGAACATTTTTAAGTAAAAAACCAAATCCCAAACGAATACACGAATATAAGACCTGAGAAAATGATTTTCCAAAAAAAATGAGCCTGGATTAAATTCATAAACACAAACGAGATGAGAAGAAATTTGAGTGCACTCATAACTATCAAATTCCAATTACCAGGCACAAATGATCCAAACCCATAAAAAGAAAGGTAAACAGTCAGAAACAATATTAAATAAGTAAATACAATCTGTAACATACGCTCTCCTTATTGGATCAAATACAATGCTGGGTACAAAATTAACCAAATAAGATCACACATATGCCAAAATATAGCCCCAGCTTCTAAGTTGACAAATTGTATGTTTTTACGAGTGAAGAATACAATAAGTAGGATTAATAAACCAACAACTACATGTAAGTAGTGAAAGCCAGTTAACAACCAGTAATAGCTAAAAAAGACACTTAAGTCTAAAGTAAAACCTAAACTCCATTTATTTTCGAATTCTAAAAATTTAAGAATCAAAAATCCTAAACCAAATATTATAGAGCCTAAGATTCCAAAAATGAAAATTGGTTCTTTTTGTTTTTCTTTTGCGTATACACTTAATGCTAATAAAAATCCGCTCGTAAGAAGGAAGATGGTATTCCAAAACGCAAAACTTCGATTCAATTGGCTTTGCATGGCTTGAAAACCACTTGGATTTTGAGCTTTATCAAAGATGAGAGATCCAATTCCCATACAAAATGTGATCACTTCAACAAAAACAATGAGCCAAATCAAGATTCCACCTGGTGGGTACCAGATTGATTCGTCACTCTCTGCGAACTTGGTGTTCATAGATGCTCCTTTCGTTTAAAATAAATCAAAATAGCAGAATATTCAATATAAATTATATAATTTATGGAATCATATCAGTTTGGTTATATTTAATCGTTCAGTTTGAACGGTGTTTTAAATATTGAACAAGGATCGTAAATAGATTTTAAATGATTCTAATTTTCAATTTGTTTCATTATGTTTTACTTCGAATATTATGATACACTAAAATATATTAAGAACTTGATTTAGATCAAGGCAATTTGTACAATCTGCACTTACATTTGTAAAATGAAAAAAGGAGGTAGGGATGCTTTCAAAATCGCAAGCTAGGGCATTCTTTCTGGGTGGAACGTTTTTGTTCAGTGCAATCTTTGTGTTCCTCACAATAGATTCCATTCGACAAAACGATGCCCGTACCAATGCGCAAAACTTAACTGAAGATGTGCTGAAGGGGAAAGAGATTTGGGAAAAAAACAATTGTATGGGTTGCCATACCTTACTTGGAGAAGGCGCTTATTACGCTCCTGATTTGACAAAAGTTGTCGAACGAAGGGGTGTTAGTTGGATCGATGTGTTTTTAGATGATCCTCAAGCGATGTTCCCTGGGGAACGTAAAATGGTGAAATACAATTTCACGAAAGAAGAAAAAGGACAGGTCATCGCCTTCTTGGATTGGGTTGGAAAGATTGATGCAAATGGTTGGCCTCCAAAACCAAATATTCCAGTTGATTCGATTGCAATAGCCGTATCTCCGCAAACTTCAACTAATATTGTCAAAGTATCGCAACCAGAAAAGTTTTCACAGCTTTGTGTCGCCTGTCACGCAGTAGGTGGTAAGGGTGGAAATGTGGGGCCAACACTTGACCATGTTGGATCAAAGTTTGATGCCGATTACCTTAATCGTTGGTTGATTGATCCACAAGTGATTAAACCGGGAACAAATATGCCAAAGTTACCGTTAAGTGATACAGAGAGAAAAGACATCGTAACTTATCTTTCTGCATTAAAATAAGGAGAAACAATGAGATTCCAATCACAAAAGGTCGCATATTGGTTCTTTGCAACTTGTATGTTACTCTTATCATTACAAATCGTTTATGGTTTTATCATGGGTTTCGCTCGTATTGGAATGGATGGACTACATGATTATATTCCGTTTAATACAGCACGTGCGACACATACCAATTTACTTGTCGTTTGGTTATTAACTGGATTCATGGGTGCGGCGTATTACATCATCCCAGAAGAATCCGACCGGGAATTGTATAGTGTAAAACTCGCTTATATCCAACTTATTTCTTGGGTTGTGGTGGGTGTTATCGCGATTGTTGGTTTCCATTTTAATTGGTGGGAAGGCCGTAAGTTCTTAGAAATTCCTAGACCTCTTGATTATTTGGTTGTTGTCAATGTTTTGACTTTTCTTTTTAACATTGCAATGACCATTTGGGAAGCCAAAAAAAGAAGTACAACACAACTAGTTCTTTTCTTTGGTCTGTTATGCGCGGCTTTATTGTATCTTCCAGGTATGATTTACTTCGACAACCAAACCCTCGATTCCTACTTTCGATGGTGGGTCGTACACCTTTGGGTAGAAGGAGTTTGGGAACTCATCATGGGTGGTATCTTAGCATTTTTACTCATCAAACTCACGGGAGTGGATCGAGAAGTGATAGAAAAATGGTTGTATGTGGTTGTTGGTCTCACTTTTCTTTCTGGGATTTTGGGAACCGGCCATCACTATTATTGGATTGGAACTCCAAAGTATTGGCTGATGGTGGGTGGTATTTTTTCAGCATTAGAGCCACTTGCATTCCTTGGAATGGCGATTTGGGCACTCAATATGTATCGTAAAAAGGGTAAAGACCATCCAAATAAAATCGCACTCTATTGGACACTTGGAAGTGCGATCATGTCTTTTATTGGAGCTGGATTTCTAGGTTTTGCACACACATGGCCTGCGGTCAATCAATGGACACATGGTACACTTGTCACTGCGATGCACGGTCACCTTGCGTTCTGGGGAGCTTACGCCATGTTAGTGTTAGCTGTAATTTCTTATGCAATGCCAAACATGACAGGTAGAAAACTGTTTACTGGTATGTCAGGGTATTTAGCATTTTGGGCATCCAATGTTGGTATGTTAGGAATGACTGGAGCTCTAGCTGTCGCGGGGATCACACAAGTATACCTTGAACGTAAATTGGGTATGGATTTTCTTGTCGTACAAAAAGAAATCGTATTCCACTTTATTGGAATGTTACTTGCGGCAACACTTTTCACAGTTGGAATCACTTATTTTATCGTTGATTTCATTCGACATGGACTTCCATCAAACGAAGCTCTTGGAAAAAATGTTGGCGATTTAGATTAACATATGTTAACAACAAAAATTCCCTATTACGAACCAATCGGTAAGGAAGTAGAAATTTTTCAAATGGCGGCCGAGAACACTCTGCCGCTTTTGCTAAAAGGACCCACTGGCTCTGGAAAATCCCGATTTTTAGAATTTATGGCACATCAAATGGGTCGTAAACTCATCACCATATTATGCAATGATGAAACCTCTGCAGTGGATTTGGTGGGGCGATTCATTGTTAAAGGTGCAGATACCATTTGGATGGATGGCCCACTCACAATGGGAGTGAAAGAAGGTGCGATTGTGTATTTGGATGAAATTGCCGAGGCAAGGCCAGATACTCTTGTCACAATCCATTCACTCACGGACCACAGGCGAACTTTATTCATAGAACGAAAAAATGAGTCATTGGTAGCGCACCCTGATTTTTTATTGGTGGCATCGTATAATCCTGGATACCAAAAAGGATTTAAAGAATTAAAACCTTCCACCAAACAACGATTTTTAGGAATGGATTTTCCTTATCCAAAAGCATCAGTAGAAGAAAAGATCATCGTTGGAGAAACTGGAATTTCAGAATCAATATCTAAAAAATTAGTGCAGTTTGCAAATTTAGTTCGTAATAAACCTGAGTTAGGTTTGGCGGAAACTGTTTCCACAAGGTTACTCGTTTCCTGCGCTAAGTTAATATCTAAAGGGCTTCCTTCTCGTTTAGCAGGTCGTACAGCAATCATCTTACCTTTGACAGACGATGATGATACTGTTAGTGCATTACAAGATAGCTTTGATTTAATCTTTTAGGATTTCAATTTGGAATGGGATCAATTTGTATTTTACCAAGGTCATAAACTTTGGAAAAAATTGAAAACAAAACTAACTCCACCGAGTCCTTACTTTCCATATGAAATGGAAAAAGAGGAAATCAAAATCATTAAATACCTACAGACATTACGTACGGAAACTACATCCATTTTATATGGAGGTAAGGAAATTTCACTTGGACAAAATTTTTTAAAAATTCCTGAAGTGCTACATTGGTATGAGAAAGAATCGGATACAAAAAAACAAGTTCGGATCCTACTTGCCTACCTGTCATACCTTTTTAATATAAAATGTGCTTTTGGCTTTTCGGATGCAATATCACCTTTGCCTGCGAATATACAAAATAATCAAAAGAAAATCGATGCTTTAGAACAAAATGTGTTTGGCTTACTATCATTTTACACTCATTTCCGTTCTTTCTTAAAAGTATTTCCAGGTGCCAAAACTGATTGGAAAGAGATTCAAAAGGAAAGATTGTCTCTTCGTAAAAGAGATCCTAAACAATATGTAAGTATTATATCATATTTTTATAATGCGTCTTCCTTTCTTACTAATACACGTATGAACTTTCCTACTGGGAAAGATTTTGTATCTGCAAAACAAAAACAAAACGTTTCATCCAAAGAATCTAAACATAAATTGAACCCCATTGAAGCTGAAATTTTAGAAGTAGATGAGAAAAAAATCGAGGAATATACGTTAGGTCACAATTTTGAAAAAATTGAAACGGTAGAGGAGTTTGATGGACAATGGAGAGACATTGATGGGGAAGAAGATATGGAGGAAGAAGAAGCCCTACAGGAACTCAATCTAAAACACATTATCCGAACCGAAGACCCCATACACACTACAAGAACAAGTGAGTCAGGTTCTGGCACATTATCAGAAATTTTAGACGATACGAGTAATGAGAATCCTTACTTATATTCTGAATGGGATTATAAACAAAAAAAATATAAACCAAATTATTGCACAGTGGCAGAGGAGTTTCCGAAAGTCATTGATCCAAAGTATACTGCTGATGTATTAGAAAAACAACGACGTATACTACTTTTATTAAAGAAAAAAATGACAGCATTACTTAACCAAACACGTATTAAAAAACGATTGGTCTCGGGAGCAGATATTGATTTAGATGCACTTGTTGATCGGTATGCTGACTTAAAAGCTAAAAAAACTCCATCAGAAACCATTTATATGAATCCTATTCGGGATGTATCAGACATTACATTGTATTTTTTGGTAGATCTCAGTTTGTCTACTGACTCTTGGATTCATGACAAACGTATTTTAGATGTGGAAAAAGAAAGTTTGTTATTATTTTCTGAAT
Coding sequences:
- the mtnC gene encoding acireductone synthase; translated protein: MQIKHNLLDIEGTTAPIAFVHEILFPYAKKHIHSFLKDYQFSEDQWTEIQTEFQKDISTSDSLLTQKLSIQKSSGELNANEIPKTLSMQFVSVYFEYLIEKDRKFGPLKSIQGKIWKQGYESGEIKSTVYEDVLGFLKSSKEAGIQNHVYSSGSVEAQHLIYQYSVLGDLREYFTSYFDTAVGGKREKESYERIVGILNVLPNQIRFFTDIVEEAEAANATGMDVVILNRPGNLKQKPHPFPIWEHF
- a CDS encoding cbb3-type cytochrome c oxidase subunit I, producing the protein MRFQSQKVAYWFFATCMLLLSLQIVYGFIMGFARIGMDGLHDYIPFNTARATHTNLLVVWLLTGFMGAAYYIIPEESDRELYSVKLAYIQLISWVVVGVIAIVGFHFNWWEGRKFLEIPRPLDYLVVVNVLTFLFNIAMTIWEAKKRSTTQLVLFFGLLCAALLYLPGMIYFDNQTLDSYFRWWVVHLWVEGVWELIMGGILAFLLIKLTGVDREVIEKWLYVVVGLTFLSGILGTGHHYYWIGTPKYWLMVGGIFSALEPLAFLGMAIWALNMYRKKGKDHPNKIALYWTLGSAIMSFIGAGFLGFAHTWPAVNQWTHGTLVTAMHGHLAFWGAYAMLVLAVISYAMPNMTGRKLFTGMSGYLAFWASNVGMLGMTGALAVAGITQVYLERKLGMDFLVVQKEIVFHFIGMLLAATLFTVGITYFIVDFIRHGLPSNEALGKNVGDLD
- a CDS encoding CbbQ/NirQ/NorQ/GpvN family protein is translated as MLTTKIPYYEPIGKEVEIFQMAAENTLPLLLKGPTGSGKSRFLEFMAHQMGRKLITILCNDETSAVDLVGRFIVKGADTIWMDGPLTMGVKEGAIVYLDEIAEARPDTLVTIHSLTDHRRTLFIERKNESLVAHPDFLLVASYNPGYQKGFKELKPSTKQRFLGMDFPYPKASVEEKIIVGETGISESISKKLVQFANLVRNKPELGLAETVSTRLLVSCAKLISKGLPSRLAGRTAIILPLTDDDDTVSALQDSFDLIF
- a CDS encoding cytochrome c oxidase subunit 3, translated to MNTKFAESDESIWYPPGGILIWLIVFVEVITFCMGIGSLIFDKAQNPSGFQAMQSQLNRSFAFWNTIFLLTSGFLLALSVYAKEKQKEPIFIFGILGSIIFGLGFLILKFLEFENKWSLGFTLDLSVFFSYYWLLTGFHYLHVVVGLLILLIVFFTRKNIQFVNLEAGAIFWHMCDLIWLILYPALYLIQ
- a CDS encoding c-type cytochrome: MLSKSQARAFFLGGTFLFSAIFVFLTIDSIRQNDARTNAQNLTEDVLKGKEIWEKNNCMGCHTLLGEGAYYAPDLTKVVERRGVSWIDVFLDDPQAMFPGERKMVKYNFTKEEKGQVIAFLDWVGKIDANGWPPKPNIPVDSIAIAVSPQTSTNIVKVSQPEKFSQLCVACHAVGGKGGNVGPTLDHVGSKFDADYLNRWLIDPQVIKPGTNMPKLPLSDTERKDIVTYLSALK
- a CDS encoding nitric oxide reductase activation protein NorD, producing the protein MEWDQFVFYQGHKLWKKLKTKLTPPSPYFPYEMEKEEIKIIKYLQTLRTETTSILYGGKEISLGQNFLKIPEVLHWYEKESDTKKQVRILLAYLSYLFNIKCAFGFSDAISPLPANIQNNQKKIDALEQNVFGLLSFYTHFRSFLKVFPGAKTDWKEIQKERLSLRKRDPKQYVSIISYFYNASSFLTNTRMNFPTGKDFVSAKQKQNVSSKESKHKLNPIEAEILEVDEKKIEEYTLGHNFEKIETVEEFDGQWRDIDGEEDMEEEEALQELNLKHIIRTEDPIHTTRTSESGSGTLSEILDDTSNENPYLYSEWDYKQKKYKPNYCTVAEEFPKVIDPKYTADVLEKQRRILLLLKKKMTALLNQTRIKKRLVSGADIDLDALVDRYADLKAKKTPSETIYMNPIRDVSDITLYFLVDLSLSTDSWIHDKRILDVEKESLLLFSECLEELKIPFGIAGFYSRTRNHNQFIHLKQMNEPWLGVRDRLGPLSPIGYTRVGPSLRHVNEILKKKSHRQKWIILITDARPNDYDQYEGKYGIEDVNKAVGECLLNGIQVYTLAIGTEEKPTIPSMMRNASYQMLFHPERLLDSLQEFFRRAIRI
- a CDS encoding prokaryotic cytochrome C oxidase subunit IV; its protein translation is MLQIVFTYLILFLTVYLSFYGFGSFVPGNWNLIVMSALKFLLISFVFMNLIQAHFFWKIIFSGLIFVYSFGIWFFT